The region AGttacctggcaggaggacacccCAGATGCACCAGCACAGATCATGGCATCAGTGATCCTGTTGTTACCCCAGTGCTGCTTGCACTGTGCAGGGCTGAGCAGGGGAAGGGCTGTCTGCTGCAGGAAACGAGGGCTCGCTGAGAATAAGAGGGAAGAGAAGGCGAGCGTCAGAAACCATGACGCTTTGTGGCGGTGCAGAAATAAGCACCGTGTGTCTGTTTCAGTCAAGTTCCCCCTATGATACACCTTTGGAATGTGTTTGGATTTACTGAATAAACAAGAGCTCTGTCAGTTGTGCACCTtcacacatacgtgtgtgtgtgtgtgtgtgtgggtgtgtgtgtgtgtattggtgtggtatatttatacacacaaaaAGATGTGTGGTAAGGGTGTggtatatttatacacacacacacacaaacacacacacacacacacacacacacacacacacacacacatacacacaaaacacggACAAACAAAGCTTACTATATAAAGGACACAAAAAGAAAACATGCAAGGggggacaaattaaaggaaaaacccacataaagtgtcttagtaaggtgttggtcctcCATGAGCCTCCAGACCAGCTTCAGCGCTCCTTGTcaaagattctacaagtctctgacctCTACTGGAGGCGTGGAACACCAcgcttccaaaagatattcccttatttggtgttttgatgatggtggtggagagtacTGTCTagcacgtcggtccaaaatctcccgtaggtgttcaactgggttgaaatCTGATGACTGTGAAGGTCATAGCAAATGATTTGCATCATTTTCATACttgtcaaaccattcagtgacctctTTTGCCCCGTGGataggggcattgtcatcctggaagagaccagtcccatcaggatagaaacacttcatcacaggataaaggtgaACACTCGGAATAACTTtggattgatttgcagtgacccttccctctaaggggatgagtggacccaaaccacgccaggaaaatgccccccatagCATAACAGACCCCCCCcgaaccccctcactgtaggggtcaagcacaGTGGCGCCCataaggggtggccaggggtggccacggccaccctgatactatccctggcccccccgctggcccccccagccatgagtcgcatatgcagaatatgcttctgattatgcagaatatgcttctatctgatattttacattaggtgctgttcatttaaatcaataatgtatatttttcttaactctcatattgacagttttcaactaacctatacagtatactacaacagcatcatagaattcccgaaattcagtcatggcttttggttttggtgtgccaccccaagattttcagtgaccccatttggccacccctatgaaaaatgtccgggggcgccactggtcaagcattcaggtttttcctttagttCGTCACCCATCTgtgtatataaagagagagagctagacagagagagGCCTTCCACTCACAGGTCTGTCCAGTCCTTCCCCAGCCAGTGGTGACACAACGGGTTCCAGAGGGGATGTTTGTGCTTGAAGAGGCCAGACACACGGGAGATATGCGGGCAGTCATCTGTGCTGGGGAGGACAGCTTCAGCAAGGTGATGTCATTGTTGAAGTTCTGGGCATTGTAGTAAGGATGAGTGATGGCCTTTAATGAGATGAAATGCAGACAGGAAACGTGATTCGGCTGGTTCATCCACGCATGAAAAGAGCTAACCACTCTGTTGACCAAAGGAAGAACTTCAGAAGTACTTCAGTGTGACATACCCTGGCAATTGACTTGACCTGAATTGGCTCGCTGTTGTACTGACGGTCATGCTCTCCCAGGATTACACGGTGACGACCGGCTCTAGAGTAGACCGTATTAAAAAAGAGAGGAGGAGTGGAGCAGAGAGTGAGTTGTCAGCCAGCTCAGAAGTTAGCTCCACCATGGCTTCTCTCAGGTATTTACAGCATCCCGTTTTATCATTTCATCATTTTTAGGCTTTggtcacacaaaaaaaattaaacaccAGTACTTATTTTTTAAACACTAGtcactattctgactgtcactagttgCTAATGTAAAGTCACTTGGTGCTAAAAATTAGACACTAGTTATATTGGAATAAACACTCGTCGCTATTTTAATTATGCCTAGTCATGTTTCTCTTTCACATGTAACAATTCAATAAACACtagttcttttattttatttttagtaaCAATCTTAAAAAGCACTAGTCACTTAGTATCTTTTTTAGCACCTATTAACCCAACAATAGTGActagtgtttaaaaaaaagtacTAGTGTTTCATTATTAGCAACTAGAGCCTAAAGAACCCATAGTCTACTGGCTAAAGGCAGCCCACCATAAAAAGATAGCTGAGGTGATAAGGCGCTAGTCACTAGAAAGTACACACTAGGATTTATTTTAACTACCAGTCACTACTATGGCTGCCACTTGTTGCTGTTGTAAAGTTGCTAGTTTCTAGAAAAATAGATGCTAGGTCTAAAATAACTCATCTCCAAGACAATTCTATCAGTAATTATATATTAGTCACAAGTAACTATTAATGGTAGCTAGTTGCTGTTCCGGTAATGTCTCAGTGTTACTAGTTGCTTTTGAATGCAGCTTTGTCGTTTTTCAAAAGTGACGAGTCGCTATTCAATTTGACACTATCGACTTTTTCATTTTGGCTAGTTAAATCTTAAAATTTTGATAACATCTGGTTGTCACTAGTCATATTATTTCACTAGTGTTAAAAATATATATCAAGTGAAAACGGATATGGGAATGTATTTATTTGGAATTGAAAGGAAATCTCGTTAAAAAGCTACTTGTCAATACTGAATAGGAACTAGTGACCATGTAATCGTGACAAGTGAAACTCACTCTGATAAAACTTGTGTCTAATTTTTAGCATCTAGTGACTTTACAGTAGCGACTAGTGACAGTCCGAGTAATGACTAGTGTTTAGATATTTGTTACAAGTGTCTAATTTTTAGTGCCTCGTGCCTTAAAAGGAAGAAATGGTAAAACGGGCTGCCTTTGGTATGTATGTCTCTACAGGAAAAATGACTGGGCTTTTGGTTAAATGCCTGGAATAAGGCCTTGGGTCAACACAATCTGAAGAGATTTGGAAATGTTTGTTCTATGGGATAATATTTACAAATAAATACTGCATTTACACACTTTGAagcaaatttttaaaaaaaagaaggtgtaATGGTAGTTCTTCCCCCTTTTTTTGGACATATGTCCAAATCTTCTTTGCTTATGTTGCATCTCACCAAAACCCCGTTCATGTTTTCTATGACTCAAAATTACGAGATTACTTCTGGGTTTTGCAAATCCAAACTGGGTCATTCTATGTAGAAAACAAGAGGATGGATGACTTACGACACACGGCAGTGGGCAGCAGTGACAACCCAGTACTGGTTGATCAGAGATCCTCCGCAAAAGTGGAATCCGCTGCCATCCTAGGTTAACAGTGGTGAGAGAAAACTTTCTGCAgtcatttatttgtttttaccAAAACCACACTTTTGCTGACGACACATCAGCTGACCCGATTTcctctcggggatgaataaagtattctgattctgattcacatGTCAGTCATGTTAGATTCTTAGAAAAACTGTGTTATGGACTAAATTTTGGTGTGCCTATGCAAAAGCTTTGGTGTGGGATTGTGTTTTGTTTCTCAGACTACCTGAAGGGACACCTGCCAGGGCCAGGACCCTGACACAGCATTCTCTCCATTTACAATCTTGTTGTATCCGCTCACTTGGGGCTTGATGGCGGGCACACCACATCCTAAgaccaaatcacacagtcaggaAAGAGGTCTTCCTGTTTTTGACAGACTATCATGACATTCTCTATAAATAACAACACACTGCCTACTTTCACAATGCTAACAACGACAGACTTGATGCAACACTTGAACTGAATAATCTGCTGCAAATGGCAGAGTAAAACCTCCAGTCACTCACCCAACGTGGAGGCCACCAGAGCCAAACAGCTGACGAGCAAGAGCATTGCCATTGTGTTGACTGTGCACGTTGCACCCCTAGTGAGTCCCCTCTCTTATACCTGCACCATACCCCCTAACTCCATGTCTACCACTCcacagcccccccaccaccaccaccaccaccaccaccaccaccaccaggtgTCCATGCTGGGAAAAGAAACGGATAACACGTTGGCGTTAACAGCTGAGAGCATTTCACAGCATATACGGACCCACTCATTCTCTCAATCCCACCTTGTATCTGCCCTCCTTGGTGCTGCACATGGGCCGGGGCTTTCAGCAAACAAGTTATTGTGCAATCATGTCAGTGGTATGTAAAGAAACTACACAACCTTTTATCATTTTCGTGAGCTAACAAGATATTTGGACCACGAATATCTGCTTTATCGTATGAAAAGCCAAGGCCAACATAGTTATTTTGGGATGAGCCTCCTCCGTTacagttcaatcaatcaatcaagttgcattttatgtggcgcttttccagctgcaacagccacccaaagtgctttacatttctggtcaaatctgaatttcagttcAATTGTGCTTTTTATTTCGATGTTTGTATCACAAGGGAACATGTTGTTGCTATCACTTAGTATACTAAAGCCTATACACTGTTATTTGCATGTAACTGCTCCTACCTTAGAAAGCAGAACTAGAATATTTCTGTCAACTGTGCAAATATGCTAAGACAATGAGGTCTCTGCATGTGCAGGAAGATGAAGCTGATCAGTATCATGAAACAGTGGTTTCACAGcgtatggttttttttttctctctaaacAGACGTATCACTACAAGGAATTACttagagagagcgagaacgagagagagagaaagagaaagagagagatggacagcgaattaagcaggatataacatacagataaaccattgccaaaaatctgaagtgatcaacaaatccacacgtcAAACTCAGTGAAAAATaaaatctccatatacatcagattatttgttatcTGTTCaagaaggagtaggaggaagtacacacttgGGATTTTTCCTAGCCCttatcacctactcttaagtcaattcagctactatacattacaaactcagtTCCCACTGTACTCTACAGTTCAAATTCaaagcaagttgtgctgcacaatacaaaaaacaaaaaacaaaacacatgggATTTCTGCCCCCATAACCACTATCATTCCCCTCtgtgattgattttttttcctgccatttttggacccacatttacaaagaatgtgttgaagccattgaccacgtcttccatgttatttatagtcttatcattatctgtaaagtattgagggcagcttgggcttctagatccatttctaataatCTTATTCAACGCATTCCTTATgcctttggtgttgtttttattggtctctaactctttattgtagtattccttcttgcatatcctcatTGTGAGccatggactatctttatatttctgtttactgttgaattgttACATTGGGCAATTTTTGCTATCTAAGGATTGAAATGTGTTTTGGAATGGATCGTAAGCTTTAtcagtgtctttttctttgtatactatattccagttatgCGTTAGTAATTGGCAGCAAGGCGCCGTAATGGTTAgcgtggccgcctcacagcaagaaggtcctgggttcaagccctggggtagtccaacctcgggggtcgtcccgggtcgtcctctgtgtggagtttgcatgttctccccgtgtctgcgtgggtttcctccgggggctccggtttcctcccacagtccaaagacatgtaggtcaggtgaatcagccatactaaattgttccgaggtgtgtgtgtgtgtgtgtgtgtgtgtgtgtgtgtgtgtgtgtgtgtgtgtgtgtgtgtgtgtgtgtgtgtgtgtgtgtgtgtgtgtgtgtgtgtgtgtgtgtcagccctgtgatggtccggcggcctatccagagtgtctccctgcctgttgcccagtgactgctgggataggctccagcatccctgagagcaagataagcgattcggataatggatggatggtgttagtaattcatttttgaaaccattcatggattcctctgttcttactcttacgtatttaatgttgttgggaactttgttcCTCCTAAACTTGCAGTCATAGACAgtaaaaactggtagatggtcactaatgtcatttattaaaagcccACACGCAGCGTTGCCTTCTTTAATGTTTGCGAATACATTGTctattaaggtggcacagtgtggtgtgattctgctaggtctagtTATTTTAGGATATAACGCCAGTCTATACATTGTGTTAATGAACTCTCCTGTCTTACtgtgcttatttggatttaacaggtcCATATTGAAATCCTCACATTTGAACGTATTCCGTTGTGTTGATTTTTGTAATGGGGAAAATACAAACTTATACAGGCTCTgctgtaaccttggtactgagaCAAACAGAGAACACCCATGTGGGACCTTCCTATGCCAAAAGAAGAAGACCTGGTCCCTGCAGATAAATGGAAGTGCTCCCTTTGTCTTgtgtcagcagaaaaccacattACATCCTGTTTTGCAAGTTGTTTGTCTTGCcctatacaaaaaaaaagatataatTTATGCTCTGGGCCCATTCTTGCCTCGGTGAGCTTGAAACCAATTAAGTGCTTTTTTCCCCTTCGTCTTCTGtgaattaaacttactcagagagacaagtctgactattttctttttatcacaaaGTCTGCCACCACAATTTTGAGTATGTTTCTTTGACCCAGTCCTTAAATAGTTCAATATTTGATCCCAGTAATCTGTATATACAATTTACgattacatttttctttttttatatatccaTTGGGATAAATTCCAGCACATCATCATAACAGCTGTTGACATAACTTCAACCACCTTGTAATTGAGGCTGTTGCTCACATACAAAGCAACCcccattttatttattcatttatttatttagggaaatttccccctttttctccctaattgtatccagctaattacctcACTTTTCcaagtcatcctggtcgctgctccaccccctctgctgatccggggagggctgcagactgcctcatgcctcctccaatacatgtggagtcgccaaccgcttcttttcacctgacagtgaggagtttcgccagggggacatagcgtgtgggaagatcacgctattcccccaagtcccccactgaacaggcgtcccgaccgaccgaccagaggaggcgctagtgcagcgaccagggcatacccacattcggcttggcacccgcaggcatggccaattgtgtctgtagggaggaccgaccaagccggaggtagcacggggattcgaaccgttgatccctgtgttggtgggcagtggaatagaccgctacactactggacgcccctcccccctccatttttGTTCCTCCTGTTCTTAGAAGACAATTCGTATCCAGGTATTTCAAAGTCAACACTTTTCTCAGGGCTAATCCATGTTTC is a window of Lampris incognitus isolate fLamInc1 chromosome 9, fLamInc1.hap2, whole genome shotgun sequence DNA encoding:
- the LOC130118056 gene encoding chymotrypsin-like protease CTRL-1, with product MAMLLLVSCLALVASTLGCGVPAIKPQVSGYNKIVNGENAVSGSWPWQVSLQDGSGFHFCGGSLINQYWVVTAAHCRVSAGRHRVILGEHDRQYNSEPIQVKSIARAITHPYYNAQNFNNDITLLKLSSPAQMTARISPVCLASSSTNIPSGTRCVTTGWGRTGQTSSPRFLQQTALPLLSPAQCKQHWGNNRITDAMICAGASGVSSCQGDSGGPLVCENGGVWSQVGIVSWGTSNCNVRAPAVYSRVSYLRRWIDQTVAYN